The Xyrauchen texanus isolate HMW12.3.18 chromosome 28, RBS_HiC_50CHRs, whole genome shotgun sequence genome has a segment encoding these proteins:
- the LOC127621652 gene encoding retinoic acid receptor RXR-gamma-B isoform X1, with protein MWHPATLASQSHDRESGHYSHHTSALNSSPSQHPPMSSMVGHPSVISSSRPLQSPMNMLGSTMNGLTSPYSVITPSLGSPSISLPSTPSMGYNTLSSPQMNSLNVTSSEDIKPPPGLAPMGNMSNYQCGSPGSLSKHMCAICGDRSSGKHYGVYSCEGCKGFFKRTIRKDLTYTCRDNKECLIDKRQRNRCQYCRYQKCLAMGMKREAVQEERQRGKEKSDNEVESTSSFNEDMPVDKILDAELAVEPKTETYTEDTPGNSTNDPVTNICHAADKQLFTLVEWAKRIPNFSDLPLDDQVILLRAGWNELLIASFSHRSITVKDGILLGTGLHVHRSSAHSAGVGSIFNRVLTELVSKMKDMQMDKTELGCLRAIVLFNPDAKGLSNPAEVEALREKVYASLETYTKQKYPNQPGRFAKLLLRLPALRSIGLKCLEHLFFFKLIGDTPIDTFLMEMLEAPHQIT; from the exons ACACTAGTGCTCTGAATTCTTCCCCATCTCAGCACCCACCCATGAGCTCCATGGTGGGTCATCCGTCTGTCATCAGTTCCTCCCGCCCACTGCAGTCTCCCATGAACATGCTGGGTTCCACCATGAATGGCCTAACCTCACCCTACTCTGTCATCACCCCATCTTTGGGATCACCATCCATTTCCTTGCCCTCTACACCCAGTATGGGTTATAACACTCTCAGCAGCCCACAG atgAACTCTTTGAATGTGACTAGCTCAGAGGACATCAAGCCCCCTCCAGGATTGGCTCCAATGGGCAACATGAGCAACTATCAGTGTGGTAGCCCTGGATCCCTGTCCAAACACATGTGTGCCATTTGTGGGGACCGATCttcag GGAAGCACTATGGTGTTTACAGTTGTGAAGGTTGCAAAGGCTTCTTTAAGAGAACTATCCGCAAAGACCTGACCTACACGTGTCGAGACAACAAAGAGTGCCTAATAGACAAACGGCAGCGCAATCGCTGCCAATATTGCCGCTACCAGAAGTGCCTGGCCATGGGCATGAAGagggaag CGGTCCAAGAAGAGAGGCAGCGTGGGAAGGAGAAAAGTGATAATGAGGTGGAATCAACAAGCAGTTTCAATGAAGACATGCCTGTGGATAAGATTCTGGATGCAGAGCTTGCAGTCGAACCCAAGACTGAGACATATACAGAAGACACCCCAGGCAACTCA ACGAATGATCCAGTCACTAATATCTGCCACGCAGCTGACAAGCAACTGTTCACTTTGGTGGAGTGGGCCAAAAGAATACCTAATTTTTCCGATCTGCCTCTGGATGATCAAGTCATTCTGCTTCGAGCAG GATGGAATGAGCTCCTCATCGCTTCATTCTCTCATCGCTCAATCACAGTTAAAGATGGCATCTTATTGGGCACAGGCCTCCATGTCCACAGGAGTAGTGCTCACAGTGCCGGAGTGGGCTCCATTTTCAACAG AGTACTTACTGAGCTGGTTTCTAAAATGAAGGACATGCAGATGGATAAGACAGAACTGGGCTGCCTTAGGGCCATCGTCCTCTTCAACCCTG ACGCCAAAGGCTTGTCAAACCCAGCGGAGGTAGAAGCACTTAGGGAGAAGGTTTATGCCTCACTTGAAACCTACACCAAACAGAAATACCCCAACCAGCCTGGCAG GTTTGCTAAACTTTTATTGCGTCTCCCCGCTCTCCGATCCATCGGACTCAAGTGTTTGGAGCACCTATTTTTCTTCAAGCTGATTGGTGACACACCGATAGACACTTTCTTAATGGAGATGCTTGAAGCCCCCCACCAGATCACGTGA
- the LOC127621652 gene encoding retinoic acid receptor RXR-gamma-B isoform X3 encodes MSSMVGHPSVISSSRPLQSPMNMLGSTMNGLTSPYSVITPSLGSPSISLPSTPSMGYNTLSSPQMNSLNVTSSEDIKPPPGLAPMGNMSNYQCGSPGSLSKHMCAICGDRSSGKHYGVYSCEGCKGFFKRTIRKDLTYTCRDNKECLIDKRQRNRCQYCRYQKCLAMGMKREAVQEERQRGKEKSDNEVESTSSFNEDMPVDKILDAELAVEPKTETYTEDTPGNSTNDPVTNICHAADKQLFTLVEWAKRIPNFSDLPLDDQVILLRAGWNELLIASFSHRSITVKDGILLGTGLHVHRSSAHSAGVGSIFNRVLTELVSKMKDMQMDKTELGCLRAIVLFNPDAKGLSNPAEVEALREKVYASLETYTKQKYPNQPGRFAKLLLRLPALRSIGLKCLEHLFFFKLIGDTPIDTFLMEMLEAPHQIT; translated from the exons ATGAGCTCCATGGTGGGTCATCCGTCTGTCATCAGTTCCTCCCGCCCACTGCAGTCTCCCATGAACATGCTGGGTTCCACCATGAATGGCCTAACCTCACCCTACTCTGTCATCACCCCATCTTTGGGATCACCATCCATTTCCTTGCCCTCTACACCCAGTATGGGTTATAACACTCTCAGCAGCCCACAG atgAACTCTTTGAATGTGACTAGCTCAGAGGACATCAAGCCCCCTCCAGGATTGGCTCCAATGGGCAACATGAGCAACTATCAGTGTGGTAGCCCTGGATCCCTGTCCAAACACATGTGTGCCATTTGTGGGGACCGATCttcag GGAAGCACTATGGTGTTTACAGTTGTGAAGGTTGCAAAGGCTTCTTTAAGAGAACTATCCGCAAAGACCTGACCTACACGTGTCGAGACAACAAAGAGTGCCTAATAGACAAACGGCAGCGCAATCGCTGCCAATATTGCCGCTACCAGAAGTGCCTGGCCATGGGCATGAAGagggaag CGGTCCAAGAAGAGAGGCAGCGTGGGAAGGAGAAAAGTGATAATGAGGTGGAATCAACAAGCAGTTTCAATGAAGACATGCCTGTGGATAAGATTCTGGATGCAGAGCTTGCAGTCGAACCCAAGACTGAGACATATACAGAAGACACCCCAGGCAACTCA ACGAATGATCCAGTCACTAATATCTGCCACGCAGCTGACAAGCAACTGTTCACTTTGGTGGAGTGGGCCAAAAGAATACCTAATTTTTCCGATCTGCCTCTGGATGATCAAGTCATTCTGCTTCGAGCAG GATGGAATGAGCTCCTCATCGCTTCATTCTCTCATCGCTCAATCACAGTTAAAGATGGCATCTTATTGGGCACAGGCCTCCATGTCCACAGGAGTAGTGCTCACAGTGCCGGAGTGGGCTCCATTTTCAACAG AGTACTTACTGAGCTGGTTTCTAAAATGAAGGACATGCAGATGGATAAGACAGAACTGGGCTGCCTTAGGGCCATCGTCCTCTTCAACCCTG ACGCCAAAGGCTTGTCAAACCCAGCGGAGGTAGAAGCACTTAGGGAGAAGGTTTATGCCTCACTTGAAACCTACACCAAACAGAAATACCCCAACCAGCCTGGCAG GTTTGCTAAACTTTTATTGCGTCTCCCCGCTCTCCGATCCATCGGACTCAAGTGTTTGGAGCACCTATTTTTCTTCAAGCTGATTGGTGACACACCGATAGACACTTTCTTAATGGAGATGCTTGAAGCCCCCCACCAGATCACGTGA
- the LOC127621652 gene encoding retinoic acid receptor RXR-gamma-B isoform X2, translating to MDNNETYLHLNTSALNSSPSQHPPMSSMVGHPSVISSSRPLQSPMNMLGSTMNGLTSPYSVITPSLGSPSISLPSTPSMGYNTLSSPQMNSLNVTSSEDIKPPPGLAPMGNMSNYQCGSPGSLSKHMCAICGDRSSGKHYGVYSCEGCKGFFKRTIRKDLTYTCRDNKECLIDKRQRNRCQYCRYQKCLAMGMKREAVQEERQRGKEKSDNEVESTSSFNEDMPVDKILDAELAVEPKTETYTEDTPGNSTNDPVTNICHAADKQLFTLVEWAKRIPNFSDLPLDDQVILLRAGWNELLIASFSHRSITVKDGILLGTGLHVHRSSAHSAGVGSIFNRVLTELVSKMKDMQMDKTELGCLRAIVLFNPDAKGLSNPAEVEALREKVYASLETYTKQKYPNQPGRFAKLLLRLPALRSIGLKCLEHLFFFKLIGDTPIDTFLMEMLEAPHQIT from the exons ACACTAGTGCTCTGAATTCTTCCCCATCTCAGCACCCACCCATGAGCTCCATGGTGGGTCATCCGTCTGTCATCAGTTCCTCCCGCCCACTGCAGTCTCCCATGAACATGCTGGGTTCCACCATGAATGGCCTAACCTCACCCTACTCTGTCATCACCCCATCTTTGGGATCACCATCCATTTCCTTGCCCTCTACACCCAGTATGGGTTATAACACTCTCAGCAGCCCACAG atgAACTCTTTGAATGTGACTAGCTCAGAGGACATCAAGCCCCCTCCAGGATTGGCTCCAATGGGCAACATGAGCAACTATCAGTGTGGTAGCCCTGGATCCCTGTCCAAACACATGTGTGCCATTTGTGGGGACCGATCttcag GGAAGCACTATGGTGTTTACAGTTGTGAAGGTTGCAAAGGCTTCTTTAAGAGAACTATCCGCAAAGACCTGACCTACACGTGTCGAGACAACAAAGAGTGCCTAATAGACAAACGGCAGCGCAATCGCTGCCAATATTGCCGCTACCAGAAGTGCCTGGCCATGGGCATGAAGagggaag CGGTCCAAGAAGAGAGGCAGCGTGGGAAGGAGAAAAGTGATAATGAGGTGGAATCAACAAGCAGTTTCAATGAAGACATGCCTGTGGATAAGATTCTGGATGCAGAGCTTGCAGTCGAACCCAAGACTGAGACATATACAGAAGACACCCCAGGCAACTCA ACGAATGATCCAGTCACTAATATCTGCCACGCAGCTGACAAGCAACTGTTCACTTTGGTGGAGTGGGCCAAAAGAATACCTAATTTTTCCGATCTGCCTCTGGATGATCAAGTCATTCTGCTTCGAGCAG GATGGAATGAGCTCCTCATCGCTTCATTCTCTCATCGCTCAATCACAGTTAAAGATGGCATCTTATTGGGCACAGGCCTCCATGTCCACAGGAGTAGTGCTCACAGTGCCGGAGTGGGCTCCATTTTCAACAG AGTACTTACTGAGCTGGTTTCTAAAATGAAGGACATGCAGATGGATAAGACAGAACTGGGCTGCCTTAGGGCCATCGTCCTCTTCAACCCTG ACGCCAAAGGCTTGTCAAACCCAGCGGAGGTAGAAGCACTTAGGGAGAAGGTTTATGCCTCACTTGAAACCTACACCAAACAGAAATACCCCAACCAGCCTGGCAG GTTTGCTAAACTTTTATTGCGTCTCCCCGCTCTCCGATCCATCGGACTCAAGTGTTTGGAGCACCTATTTTTCTTCAAGCTGATTGGTGACACACCGATAGACACTTTCTTAATGGAGATGCTTGAAGCCCCCCACCAGATCACGTGA